AACATGTATTGATTAAATCAATTTGTTATGCAATACTTTCAAGTTtaacaatgaataaaacagGAATGCACACAAATGCTCCTACGAACAAATGGGTGAGAACAGTGGGGACCAATTCTCCCCCTGCCCATACATAAACTGTTTTGGGGGTTTTGTAACCACCTGTCTACCAAAGGACATTTTGTACCAACCTTGGTTCATTTAATACCAAGTTCTGGGACATTTCTAACCCGTTTTGGCAACAgatgatttaaaataataggTTTTAAtatcaaatctttaaaaaaatataagggtataaactggaaaaacaaaatggcaaaagGGTGAATTTTCTGATGCTTagactgtgaaaaaaaaataataaataaaaacagcaataacCCATTTGTTAATTTCCAATATGACAAAAAACATACACACGGGAGACAATCACCCTTTTAAGAATCTTTTTGCCACAAACATGAAAAAACGAATATATTATAATACGCAACAATTATTGCACCCCAAACAGTTCTTTGCGATATGAATAATGGCCACACTGATACTGCGGTGATGATTTATtcgcaatatattgtgcagccttaaTCACTGTAATGCGATAAACAGCCCCAGTCCTCAAGGCACACACATGTAGATTTTAGgtgttttcctcatttaaaaacacacattgcTTTAAATCCTCAATGCCCGAGCTAAACCTTCCAGGAGTTACTAGAAAGAGCACCAACATGTATGACACCTGGCCactttcccaaaaaaaataaaaacattatccaGTTATTTAGCTGGCTGCTGACCCAATGCATATTAACTGTTTAATGCAACAGCAATTGCCAAACATGCTTCGTGGAGAAGACAAACTGATGCCAATAAACATACAAACCATTGACCGTATTTTAATAACCATTTGAAGGATGGACCATAGCTGTGAGGTTCCTGCAAAATAAACTTAAACACAGAGAGCTGAGCAACAGAAACACTAAATAGGTAAAACATACTTGTACGTCCAGGCACCTCCGGCCACCGTCTTCTTGCAGGACCCGCAGTGCCAGATGCCAACAGCCCTCCTCTTCATCTTGGTCTGTAAAATAATGACATATGTAAGCTTTCAACTTCTTCAAGTGTAACTCCCCACGTTGCTTCCATAAAATTTGGACATGATATCATGGAGGCATTCCTactccaaaaaccaaacataaaaaaaaaaaaaataccatctCAAACTGAATACTTTCACAGACTCCCAACACTTACCTTTCCACAGAAAGAGCAAGTGTATTTAGCATGCTGGGAGATTTCAATCTTCTTCACCATCTTCCTCAGCGACGCGCCGTAACGCGTGCCATATTTACCAACAATCCCCACCTTCTTGGTGCGCTTGGCCTGGAGACAGAAACAGTAGGATTGTTACGGAGACATATAACATATTCACTGTGATAACCAGGATTCATGCAACTTGGCAGTGTGCTGGAAAGCTTTGCTAGGCTAACAAGTGTCTCCATGGCCGTTTTCAGTTATTCTGAGCAAATTCAGGACCCTATAAAATACTATTTATGTGCTTAATATTGGTACCAGTAAGGTCAGACACCTGGAAACGGGACAAAACGGCCAGCAGTAGCTTTTCAGGGTCAGACTGACTAGGCAAACGTAACGCTCTCTTGACTAGGCTAGCCTACTCACTTCAACGCAACAATTTTAGAGCCGTTCAAAACGCAACCAATTCCGTAGAGAAACTAAAAATGACGCGTTATTTTTAGTTTAATGTAACACACCCGAGGAGGTGCTGGGGTTACGTTGTAGCGACTGGCATTAAGCAGTCACTGAATGAAATGTGACCAGCCGGCCTGGCTTGGTTAACAGAGCTAAAGCGGCAGCCATTTCTGTGTCAGTGGTTTCCAAAAACATCGTTTTTACTGACAATTCAACCaccaaacaaaccaaaataataTTCTGGACGGACAAATACGGTCCCTACAAAGCCTCCGTAGGGGCAAAAATACGATTTATAACACAGTAAAAGTGAGATTGATTCGGATTATGAACGGAGCAGGCTAGGCTCACCATCGTTTCAGTGGAGACGTAGGTCCAAAGAGGGAGAGCCTTAGTGCGCAGGCGCGATTTACTGATTCACTTAAGCGGCATTGTGGGATTTTGAGTTTTCACACAGGACAATTACAAATTTTACGCTTTAAATGGCTTAAACAATGgcttcttaaagtaatgatttcGGTACTAACTAGTGTATGATGTtaacaaaaaaagcaagaacAATTAAAGACAAGTTGTTATTACGAGCCGTAACTAAGGACGTGTTGTTAGATACGCGCATGCGCATTAATGTTGTAGACGCCAGCTTTTCCCGGTGCAGCCGAGCAGAAAT
This genomic interval from Girardinichthys multiradiatus isolate DD_20200921_A chromosome 6, DD_fGirMul_XY1, whole genome shotgun sequence contains the following:
- the rpl37a gene encoding 60S ribosomal protein L37a, translating into MAKRTKKVGIVGKYGTRYGASLRKMVKKIEISQHAKYTCSFCGKTKMKRRAVGIWHCGSCKKTVAGGAWTYNTTSAVTVKSAIRRLKELKDQ